ATGTCTGTCTACACAtcacagttcccactgtggtgcattgggttaagaatccaactgcagtgactggggtcactgctgaggtgggATTCTATCccagctggtgcagtgggttaaaggatctggcattaccacaactacagtgtaggttgcagttgtggctcaaattcagtccttggctcgggatcttccatatgcagcaggtgcagccataaaattaaaaaaaaagtgtatatatatatatatatatatatatacacttttatatatgtgtgtgtgtgtgtgtgtgtgtgtgtgtatggatttTCATTGCAGAACAGCACAGGTTTGGAAACAACCAGAATATCCATTAGGGAGAGGACTAGTTTAATGAATTACGGTATAATCATACTATAAAATActacaaattattagagaatagAGCAGTTCTGTATGTAATGACATGGAATGATTTCCAAGTCAGAAAGCAGGGTATAGATCTTTGTGCTTAGTACACATGCCATCATTTTTATACTAACAAAATATACTGGAATTTTATCTAGATTATCTTGGAAAGATAGACCAGAAATTGGCAACAGGGGTTGCTTCAAGGACAGGGAACCAGATGATCGAAGGTTTGAGGTGGGAATAGAGGCTTACTTTTCACTAGGAGAATAATTGAAAACGCTAGGTGAATGGCTGTTTCTGGCTGAGATTATGGGGAAgactttttgaaaaacaaagattcTTAGAGCTTAGTATTGCTTTTATctaacaaaaatagaaaacattaacaGGTAGATATTATAAATCTAAAATAGATATTGCTATGTGATATATAAAATTTCACTTACAACTAGAGcttttgtctggatttatttatttatttttaggtggTGACAGTGGACTGGATGGGTTAGGAGGACCAGGTGTACAACTAGGAAGCCCAGACAAGAAAAAACGCAAGACAAATACACAGGTAAATTGGCACTTTCTTTAATAACAACTTTTCTTCACTGATATGATCAGGTTGTGAGGGAAATTTAACTTTGGTCATGGGTTTTGTTTCCTATCCTCATTTATAACCTAGCATTGAACtccacactgattttttttttttttttttttttgcctaactAGTGGCTATTACTGCACTGTAGGCCTAGAGTGAACATTGTAAGAAGGAAGTGCagacagacaaatgaaaatgcttattctggagttcctgtcatggctcagtggttaacaaactcagctagcatccatgaggacatgggttcgatccctggcctcactcactgggttaaggatctggcattgccatgagctgtggtgtaggttgcagatgtggctcagatcccacattgttgcggctgtggcataggccagcagctacagctctgattggacccctagcctgggaacctccgtatgctgcaggtgtggccctaagaagaaaaaaaaaaagaaaaggaaagaaaatgcttattctttaatttaaaggAGATAGATGCCTGTAGTTTAattaaaagatttcaaaacacATGGACATAAATTTAACGTGGAGTAATGTTCAACTATTATATTAAATCAGTAGTTTGTGCATATCATGAAGCAGTCATGGTAGAGGcatcttttgtctgttttaacTGTTTATTACAACCTGTAGTTGTAATAAAGCTATAAACACAGGCTTTCTTGGTTTTCTCCTCTATAAATTTGAAGCactttatttattataaagattGCAAAAAAGTATGAAGTGTGTGCAGattactttttcccattttggccACCATGTGTTAAAATTGCAGTTTGACTAAAATTGgcagtttatttttccattctgagGCCTGGAGCTGAGCACTTTAGTAATATTTAAATAGCTACTCCCTGAAGTTAAACTAGGACAGAAACTTAGATCCTGCTTATTGTCATTTAATTTCATGGCTATTTGGAGGTGTAAAGGTATTTTTAGTTACAATTTTAAGTGAAAGAGTCTAGAATTATAGGCAagatattaaatgaaaattatggTAATGAAGCTTCTTTTGAAGGTTGAATACTTTTAGAGTTTGTCATGATCATTTGAGCCCCCAAAGCATACCTTATTTCCTTTCCTAAATGAAAGACacctatacatttttattattaaatgtaattaaatatataaacattgttTGAAATTGAAAAGTCAAgtgaaaaattaagtttttgtaACACCTCAAGAGAAATTTAACTAAAACTAAGTTCATAAATGTTAACAGGACAATTTTAATGACTTCTTTGATCAAAAGCATGTATTTTACTTTACATTCTCATTTCAGGGGCCTTCTTTTCCTCCATTGTCTGAGTATGCTCCGCCACCGAATCCAAACTCTGACCATCTAGTGGCTGCTAATCCATTTGATGACAACTACAATACTATTTCCTATAAACCACTGCCTTCATCAAATCCATATCTTGGTCCTGGTTATCCTGGCTTTGGAGGCTATAGCACATTCAGAATGCCACCTCACGTTCCTCCAAGAATGTCTTCCCCATATTGTGGTCCTTACTCACTCAGGAATCAGCCACACCCATTTCCTCAGAATCCGTTGGGCATGGGTTTTAATCGACCTCATGCTTTTAACTTTGGGCCACATGATAATTCAAGTTTTGGAAATCCATCTTATAATAATGCACTAAGTCAGAATGTTAACATGCCTAATCAACATTTTAGACAAAATCCTGCTGAAAACTTCAATCAGATTCCTCCACAGAATGCTAGCCAAGTATCTAACCCTGACTTGGCATCTAACTTTGTCCCTGGGAATAATTCTAATTTCACTTCTCCACTAGAACCTAATCATTCTTTTATTCCTCCCCCAAACACTTTTGGTCAAGCAAAACCACCACCCCAAAAGCAAGACTTTAGTCAAGGAGCAACCAAAAACACTAATCAAAATTCTTCTGCTCACCCACCTCACTTAAATATGGATGACACAGTGAATCAGAGtaatattgaattaaaaaatgttaatcgAAATAATGTAGTAAATCAAGAGAATAGCCGTTCCAATAGCACTGAAGCTACAAACAACAGCCATGCAAATGGGACACAGAATAAACCACGACAACCTAGAGGTGCCACAGATACATGCACCACTGAAAAAAGCAATAAATCCTCTCTCCACCCAAGCCGTCACGGCCATTCTTCTTCTGATCCAGTGTATCCTTGTGGAATTTGTACAAATGAAGTGAATGATGATCAGGATGCCATCTTATGTGAAGCTTCTTGTCAGAAATGGTTTCATCGGATCTGCACTGGAATGACTGAAACAGCCTATGGCCTCCTAACAGCAGAGGCATCAGCAGTGTGGGGCTGTGATACCTGCATGGCTGACAAAGATGTCCAGTTAATGCGCACTAGAGAAACTTTTGGTGCGCCTGCAGTGGGCAGTGATACTTAATCACAAGCATTAACCACAGTGGTTTTTCCCCCCAAGTATGTTACAGAGGTTCAGTGACACAAGATTctaatgttttatattatttttttaaatgcacacacacaaagattatttaccttttagtttttattaatattCCACTTCATTACTAGGGCAAACTTTGTATTGTCTTGTTTGCTATCTTAAATAAGAATAATGTATATAAGGGTGCATTAGGAAGTACTATACAAAGACATGTTAGTTTTTGTTGTTAAGCATAAAAGCCTCTTGAAGCTTCAAATAATATATAGCAAATGTAGGcaagttttaacttttaaaagttagaaTCATTGAGAAATGTAtctgttgacccttgaacaacacaagttTGAACTGCATAGGTCCACTGATAATGTGGATTTTTTTCGGTAAACATGTACTATAGTACTATATGATCCATGGTTGGTTAAATACAAGGATGTGGAACCATGGATTTGGAAAgctgactgtaaagttatatGCTCACTTTTGACTGAGAGGGGGTCAGCACCCCTAatcccacattgttcaagggtcagctctATTGTAGTGCTGAACTTTGGCAGTATTGGACAgttcaaaaattttttcaaggatctatttaaaatgtttgcagAAAGAAGATAtgtagctaaaacatggaagaaaGCATATGTTTTaagggatgtttttaaaaatagtaaagtgTGACACCAGATTCCTTCCTTTCTAGAGTCCTTGAAATTAGTGACTTGTATTTTCAAGTCAATCTTTCCAGGATATCTGTTTCCAGGATAGAGTACAGATATGAGACAGATGTTAGCATATAGTAgatattcaataagtatttgttggtCTACTTGTGGATTGTACCACATGAAATTGCTAACATTAGATCAGCTGAAAATTGATTGCAATTAGTAGAGTTGACATAAAGTATGTTTTTAGTTGTGCTGTTTAGAAATATAACAGTATTATGTTCTTCATGCTTCAGTTTTCTTTGCTTATTGAGTTATTATTGTTTTCCAGAAAAATAGATAATACAGTATCTTCAGAAGAACTGTGAATACTTTTCTTAATATCATTTCAAATTGGGACATACTGCAAACGAAATAGGTAGAAATATCAATTTGGCCTTAGAGGGCTCTGCCAACAAAAGAACTACTCAGTGGTGATTTGAAAAATCTTATTCTGGGGAtctgaattaaaaaatgagcctCAGGAgttcaaaattcattttaagcAAAGAGCAATTAAAAGCCAAGGTGAGAGCTAACTCCCAACAATTCAAGGCCCTGCAACAAACAGGAGTTTCTACTGTGACTGGGGAAAGTGTAAAAATGGACCTGAGAGTATCCTCTTGAGAGACGAACAAAAATGGAGGCAATTGGAGGTTCATTAAGATTCAAAACAGCAGAAATTCATTTTTGGAGTGGATCATAACCTGTGATCTCCCCCGACCCCCAAAGGATACTATATGACAGTTGATAGCAGTTTGTACAGTGGTTGGCTGCTGGTGAAGCTTCCAAACTTGAACCATCTTTGTCATTGTGGCCAAAAAAGTTCTGAAGACCATATGGTGATCTGCAAAAGGGATAGTTACTACCATTTAAACCTTGAAATGACAGCAACAGCAATAGTGCTAAGAAGTTAAAATTATGCATGAAAATATCGATTAAATGTCCTTACTTTAGGAAACATGAACCCACACTTTTACATGGTAACACCTGGCCTCTTATGTCACAAGGCACTAAAGCAAAGTTAATTGAATTGAGCTGTTAAATTTTGTTGTGTTCATTGTAGTCACCAGAACTTTATTCAGTGAACTGGCATcttttttcatcatttgaaactttctAAGAAACAACATATTCTTCAATTGAGAAACAGTAATTGGAGGGTTTGAACAATTTATAGAGCCTAACAAATGATgagttttataaaaatgcaatattaaTATCCTAGTAGAAAAATTATTAATACTCATTATGCATATTTTGAttgaataaaacttatttttttaaatacagtgttTTGATTTTGAcctacaaacaaaaacagcaatttCATATGGTACAAGGTAATGTTTTCTCCATTTAACTGTAACTAGTTAGAGGTgagtacaaaatattttaaatataagtctAAGATATATGTCTTTATAGTTTTAGGAAATGAAATGATATAAATTCTAATAATAGGTACTCCTTTGAAATCTTTGCCAGTTAAAACCAGTTAAAATGTAGTAGTTGTAGCTGACTCTTGACATTTGATGTGTTCAGTAGCATACTCAGAGATCACAATTTGCTTACACTGTAGCTTTTGTTAAAGACACATAATTTTGTAAATGTTATGTTGTTTTTGAAATCCTAGGgagtgctgatttttaaaaaatgcacccCATGCCGTATGCTCAGTCCTAGCATCagatggtgttttttttgtttttgttttttaagtgactGAATGCGGTTAAATACTGAGTAGAACCTTGCAGTGTCCTCAGGATTAACACTTTACATGTATTTACATGAGTTGTGCTCTTTGCTAAAACTGATTATGCTGTTTCTTAAGCCCTCTCCTGCTTACAGTTTTAGTAGCTAGCTTTGTGAAAGTGAAATAACTTCTCCCAAGTTAGTCTAAAAATACTTGGTTTATAACGTGattctttcattttccatttccaagtagttgtttttaaaaacttacaagtGAATTATTCAAAAGAAAAGCCCATGGTTGATTCTGACTATGAATCATAGGCAAGCTACAGTCATAGCTGATGAATGCTTTCATGTATTCAAATTAATATTCTTACTGGTACCACACTTGTCTCTACATAACATTAAGTCAGAAGTTATCTTGATGCTTTTTGGTAGGGAAAGTGATGAACTCTAAGAAtggccagaggagttcccactgtggctctatgggttagtgatccagctcTTCTATGTGGTGgtgccggttcaatccccaggctggtgccgtgggttaaggattcagcattgctgcagccgtgctgttggtccctggcctggaaacttccatatgccatgggtgctgccaaaaaaaaaaaaaaaagaaaaaaaaaaaaagaatggctagaTATTAATTTGCCTAATTTGACTGAAAGGCTATTATACAAACTGATAAGGCTTTCTTAAGACAAGTGGCGAGCTGccctaaacattaaaaaaaatactccgTCAGGGAAAGAAATGCACATGGGTGAAATAATTTTCCAGTAGCATTGCATGTTTTTTGGTGTGATCCTTTTCCTTCATTGAAAGGTGTCAtctcacatgcacacatatacacaaagacAAACATACATGCAGTTGAACAGGAAATCTTGAGGTTTCTCCTACATTTTCAAGTTTTGCCAAGTTCAACCAGTTAGGTTCTCTCACTGAGACTAGGTTACTGATAGAACATTTTAAAGCATCAGTTCCTTTCTCAGAACTTGCTTTGTTCATTTCACTAGAGAATTCCTGGTCCACTTGTCTTTAGATGCTACTGGACTCACTAGTTGTGGAACAGTTtagtttgtaaaagaaaaattactcttCAGATAGAGTGCTTAGAATTAGATTTTTGCGatccatgtttttttcttttgtgtgaaaTTCTTTAGGAGTACTGCTATTATGATACTTGTCATCCAAATTAGAAGCTTATGTACATAAAACTGAAGTCTCTCTTGTACTAGTACTTATGGTTCATAGGTGAACACAATATAAAGAaatccattgtgtgtgtgtgttgtatgtgtgttTTAGACTCCCAACTTTGCCTAGTGGTAGGAAAAGAAATGCTAATAGTAGGTCACCATGAAATCTGCTGACTTTAATAATCCAGATAAAATGAGTGTCAGGAGTCTTCTAATATTCTTTCAAATTTGTTTGTCTTGAATAAACTGAATGCTTGTACTTATTGTCCAACATTCTATAGTAATTGtatttaatagtaaaaaataatataagcaGTGATTTTTAAAGGGAGCTTgagagagttttttctttttttgcattatatAGAGGTTTCATCTGCATGAAAATTTGTGCTATTTAAGTTTGTTTAATTAAAAGCATCCACATTCCCAAAGGTCACTTGTAAATAGTGGTTTAGAACTCTGTAGAAGATGACTAGATTCTTAAGGAAGCTCATAAAGGCTTTTTAAAACCATTGTATAGTTAACCATTAGTATGCTCAGTGCTTAGTTTTCTTTAACGGAACCAATCAATGTAGGAAGCAGAAGAAAGCAGAGGTCTCCTTTTTCCTGATTTGCTTCAGGAAGGTTAAGTTCTTTGGTATGAGTGTTCCCTGGTTACCTCTTACCATCCTTAACTCTCCAGTGGAATGCTATATAGACCAACTTGGCTTTTCCCTTCCTAGATGCtctatatttcaaaatttcatatCTTTCCTCTAGTcagatttcctgtttctttgttggCTGCAGTTGGCCAGACTTTAAGGGAAGAGTGTTTTCCAGCAAGATGTGAACAAAGATAATAAAGTgggattaaatttctttttttattttaaagaatttaaaagtcTAATAGCTAAGATTTAAGACAATGTGACTACATTTCAGGCACCATAGGAAGGAGTGGCTATCAAATTGACTGATGCTTTCTTGTGAGTACTTCCCCAATTTCCTTTAAATTGTTGAGccttttcaaaatttcatttcctctgcttctgAACTCAGaggttttctcattttcttttttctttttctttcttttcggctttttagggccacacccaaggcacatggagattcccaggctgaggcatatggaaattcccaggctaggggtccaatcggagctacaggtgccagcctatgtcacagccacagcatgcaggtTCCGAGCTTtgatcttcgaactacaccaaagctcaccgcgacgccggatctttaacccactgagagaggccagggatcgaatccgtgtcctcatggatactagttgggtttgctaaccactgagccatgacgggaacgccttctcattttcaaattttagtaaCTTCCCCTTTTCCTCTATTCCATTTACCCAGTAAAGCAGCATAGAAGCCTCATCTGCATTTTTCCAGCTCTTGGCACTCTTACACAGGAGTTTAGAGGCACCCCTGGAGTAAAGAGGCTAGGAATGGCATTAGTGTCTCCCAAGACAAGTTGTCTAGGGCAAATGAAGGGAAGAAAGTTTTCATTGAAAACTTTTCATGAAACCCAATGGATAAGCTTCATCTTTGTCATAAACTGTCAAAATACATTACttgtaattatattaaaatgtattctaaATACCTATACTTTTCTTGTTCTGTAGATGATGTAGATGATGTTGCTTGTtagttaaaatatcttttataaaagaaagtCCTGCTTCTAATCATGATGTATGTGACTTAAATGACTGTTTCATATTAAAACTATTTCTTCTTTATGTACTGCTTACATATACCTCTTTTTGGGATATTAGTTCAGTACTTTTATACAAATCTGAATGTGTTCCACATTGGTGACATGTATTTTTgcagtaaatttttgttttgttcttagaGCATGTCTAAAGTAACACATGCACTAGTGCTGTGGTCTGTGGCAAAATTACTgtaattcaaattggaaaataaaatgtttccagacTTTGTCCAACATTTATTCCTATGGCAAAGGAAATTACTATGTAATACTAATTATTTCTTATGCTGGTATGTTTAAGCTACTCTATGACGTATGTGAGACATCAATATTTATGGATTAGTAGATGGCCTGATGTCTTTGAAAATGGGAGAGAGGGGTAAAATTTGGTATTAGCAATTCATAGTACTCATAATACAATAAATACTTCTTAAAAAATTGATCTTCCTCTTACAGGTATTATTTACTATGAAATTATCTTAATTGACAGTGCATATTAGGATTTTTCAGCTTGTACCATTAAAATTACATACTAGACTTTGAACATATTCTGATATCTTCCAATCAAAAAAGATATCATTTACTCTCTTAACCAAAATAAGTAGTAAAAATTAATCCATTAAGAAACTATTAAAATTCCATAAAACTCCTCCAATTTACTTAGAATTTATAACCATTGATTCAAGGACTTGAATGGTGTTTACTGTGTATGATCTAATGAAAAGATTTATTGGAAAAATCgtgagattttaaagaaaaatgtgtaaccttggaaaatttttaagctttttggAGGCATTTATTTCAGAATACTAGTTTAAAAGCATTCTTTTGTCATTCAACCAAGTACCCCCAAAGAACTGTAATAGTTACTTGcacatttatatatttgaagTTACAtgcttaacagaaaaaaaagaatgcttgtgAGTGCTTAAAcagtatatctttttaaaatactcaaaatttTAGGCTTTTATCCATTTAAACTATCCTGAATTAACAAGGTTTTACTCTTATCAGTGATGTATATTACAAGGTAAATGTCTACCGATGTTATGCTAATGATCTCTCCACATTGCATCATTTTTGGCATGGTTGTTGTGGTATATTTTGTATGTTTGATTGTCAGCTATTGATAGAATTGACATAGCAATAAATCTAATtctg
The nucleotide sequence above comes from Phacochoerus africanus isolate WHEZ1 chromosome 2, ROS_Pafr_v1, whole genome shotgun sequence. Encoded proteins:
- the PYGO1 gene encoding pygopus homolog 1, with the translated sequence MSAEQEKDPISLKRVRGGDSGLDGLGGPGVQLGSPDKKKRKTNTQGPSFPPLSEYAPPPNPNSDHLVAANPFDDNYNTISYKPLPSSNPYLGPGYPGFGGYSTFRMPPHVPPRMSSPYCGPYSLRNQPHPFPQNPLGMGFNRPHAFNFGPHDNSSFGNPSYNNALSQNVNMPNQHFRQNPAENFNQIPPQNASQVSNPDLASNFVPGNNSNFTSPLEPNHSFIPPPNTFGQAKPPPQKQDFSQGATKNTNQNSSAHPPHLNMDDTVNQSNIELKNVNRNNVVNQENSRSNSTEATNNSHANGTQNKPRQPRGATDTCTTEKSNKSSLHPSRHGHSSSDPVYPCGICTNEVNDDQDAILCEASCQKWFHRICTGMTETAYGLLTAEASAVWGCDTCMADKDVQLMRTRETFGAPAVGSDT